The Anabrus simplex isolate iqAnaSimp1 chromosome 1, ASM4041472v1, whole genome shotgun sequence genome window below encodes:
- the LOC136857616 gene encoding cytidine deaminase, producing MAGREGDSEIVDVSSLEPKIQELIKTSVEARKLAYCPYSKFQVGAALLSDENEPVMYTGCNVENVAYGMTICAERTAIVKAVSDGKQKFKAIAVAADNSVQDKFTSPCGTCRQFIIEFGSDVDVYLTKPGSSNVLVTTIESLLPLSFRSTFGH from the exons ATGGCTGGACGTGAAGGTGACAGCGAAATTGTGGACGTATCGTCACTTG AGCCCAAAATTCAAGAACTCATTAAAACCAGCGTAGAAGCTAGAAAGTTGGCATACTGTCCTTACAGCAAATTTCAAGTTGGAGCAGCTTTGCTCTCTGATGAAAATGAACCGGTAATGTACACTGGATGTAATGTTGAAAATGTAGCATATGGGATGACTATCTGTGCTGAACGCACAGCAATTGTCAAAGCTGTGAGTGATGGAAAGCAGAAATTTAAAGCTATTGCTGTTGCTGCTGACAACAGTGTTCAAGACAAATTCACTTCACCTTGTGGCACTTGTCGCCAATTCATAATTGAATTTGGTTCAGATGTAGATGTGTATCTAACCAAACCAGGCTCTAGTAATGTCCTAGTGACTACAATCGAAAGCCTTCTTCCGTTGAGCTTCCGGAGTACATTTGGCCACTAG